The genomic region AAATCCAAAAGATACATTATCATATACCATTCCCTCACTAGTAAAATTAATAACTGGGAAATGATAATCACTTTCATCACCAATACTCTTTATTTCTGCAGCTACTGCAGTACTTACTAATATAGATGTTCCTTCACTATTTCCTTTTAAACCAAAATTAGAAAGAGAACTTTGTCCTAATAGTTCTGTTAAAACAATTGAATCTTCTATTAAGTATACTCCTTCAGGGAAATACACATCCATTCCATAATTCCCAGCATAAGCAAGTAAGGTTTCTAAGTTTGCTGTATTATCTACTTTACCAGTATTATCTAAAGTAATATACTCACTACTATCGCTAACTTCATCACCGGGTTGCCACCCTACCGGTACTGTTGTTTGTGTTAATACATTTAAGTCTTCTTTTTCTAAAAAGTAATTAGTATCATATTGTTCATACAACACTTCTGTATCACTTCCAGTGAAACCAAAAATATCCAAATAATAATCTGATAACATCAGACTACTTGCATCACTAGGATACTCTATATAGTCTTTTGCATCACTATCTAAGTCAGTATAAATGAATTGATTCTCTGTATATCTTCCAGGACTTGCAATTACTCCACCATTAGAATCTAAATCTAATAATTCTAAGTTTACTACTTTTACATAATATCCTGTTTCATTATGAACCATTGTTCCACTAGCATAAACAATAGAATCACGATTCATTGTTGCACTACTTAATGTTCTAGATCTAGTAATAAATATACCCCCACTACCATTATCTTGGGTTACTATATCACTTACATAAACTACTGCTCCATTTACTGCAATAGCATATCCTTGTCCATTTTTTATGGTTAAATTAGAAAGCATTACTCCTTCTGTATTATATACATCAATAGAATTAGTACTATTTCCATCACTATCAACACTTCCACCATTGATAATTGTTAAATCTTCTATTACTACATTGTATTGTTTAATCAATAAAGTACTTCCATTTAAATCTAATATTTCACTACCATTAGAAGTAATCGTTACATTTTCTTCAATTAAAATACTTGTTGATTCTTCAGCTTCATTGTAATAATCACTAGAAATACAAATATCACCAGTAAGTACTACTTTATTATTAACTCCAGCTACTGCATCTAAGAACTCAGCTTCAGTATCTACTTCTACTACAGTTTGTAAAGAATAACGATATAGTGTTACATCACCCATTGATTCATAATAAGTACTAACAGGTGTTGTATAAAACAATTCATCTGCATTATTTGTAATCGTAATCGCATTACTAGCCGCATTCTCTACATAAGCATCTGCTTCTACCCCTAAGACAACTAATTTATTTCCTGATACATCAAAACCTGAATTTAAAGTAACATTTGCTCCTATTAATGATTCATTATCAACACTCGATATTTCTATAAATGAACTTGTGTGATTCTTTCCTACAAATGTAGATCCTACTTTATCATTAATTTGAACATTGGATGCTACTATTTTAAGACCCACCGATGCACCATCTTCTCCAGGTACAAAAGATAAGTTATTTAAACTAGCTCCCATATATACATCATTTGTTCCTGTATACCCTTTTACATTAAACAAATACAAAGGAATAGTCGTCGTATAATTAACAAAATTAATAGACTCGATATCTGCCGTTAAACTAGTAATATATAAAGTATTCCCATTCATATCTAAATCATTACCACCACCATTAATACGAATATTAGTAGTATAGGTGTTTGTTAAACGATTATTGTCATACGTTCCTGTTATTGTAATATCCTTTAGAATATGTATATCTACATTATACTTACTTAAAGCCTCTACAAATTCTGCTTCCGTATCTACTTCACATGTATATAAGTAATAATAATATGTAATATTTTGCGAATATGCATAAGGATCCATAAACCCTTTATCGCTAGTTGCACCTGTTACACTACTACTAGCATCCTTATAAATAGAAACTTTTTCATTTTTAAATACATTACCAGATTCTACGGATAATGTTCCATTATTGATAATACGAATTGCATTCGTACTGTGACTATCAGTCGTAACACTAGTAATTGTTACAACTGAACCATTTACATCAATTGCACCTGTTGCACTGTTATTTCCTTCAAAAGATAGATTATCTAAAGTGACTTCCTTTGTATTATAAAAAACAAAAGCATAAGCACTATACCCTTTCATAGTTAGGTTACTAATCGAAATATTCGTATTATTTTTAAATTCAATTTTACCACCACTAAAAGTAATGCTTGTCCCTTCTGTTGCAGTCAGTTCCACATAACTTCTTAATACATCTATTGATTCACTCACTTCTATATCAGCAGTAATAGTAATCTTAATAGCAGCATCCGTGGTTTCCAGTGCAGTTTTTAATTCAGCAAAAGTAGCTACCTCTATGTTAGTCACGACAACATCATCTTGGGCATAAATAGCATTCGTTTGCCAATAGTCATCAATACTATCTACAATAACGCCTCCATATTGATAAATTCCAAATAGAAAAGAACATCCTACTAATATAACAAATAACTTCTTTAATAAATTCATCCTTTTTTCCTCCTTTCCTTTTTATAATTATATTTATTGTCTAATTAAACTATAGCATGCATTGGATGATTTACAAATAAAACAGCTTATTATATAGTAAAAAAGTAAAAATAATAACAAAAATCACACATTGTAAAATACTTTTTAGATGAGTAGACAATAAAAAAAGTTGATGCTTATCATCAACCCTTTTTCATATTATCTCGCATTTTTTTATTCTGGTTTTAATTTCAATGGAATACAAACATTAAAACTAGGCCCATCAAATACCCATGGCTCCACTCCATTTGCAGTAGCTGCAAATAAGTGAGTAGGTTTGCCATCTTCAAATAATAAATTAGCACGTTCTAAATGACATTGTGTTGTTACAGTTCCATCATCCCATGTTAACACTCTTGTATATGCTTTAGGTGACTTTGCTATTTGCCAATGAATGCAATCTTTACTTTCTGCATAAATCCCAGAACCCCATTCACCAGTAATACCTCCACTATCATCTCTATAATCATCCTTCATTAATAAACAAAAATGGTCTTTTTCATACCAAAGAAATGGATCTTCTACAAACCAATAAGGATTTTCAAATTGAAAAATAGGATCATCACTAATTCTTTCAAACTTACCATCTGGTTTATTTGCTACAACAACTCCTAATTGCAAGGGAGATTCACAGCTAGATCTAGATTTATAAATCATATATGTTTTACCACTTGGTAAAATAACAACACTTGGATTGGTTGTACAAGTACAATCCCAATAACGACAATCTCTAGGTTCTAATAACGGCTCATCTAATTGTTTCCAAGGTCCATATACTGATTTTGATGTAGCAACACCAATTCTTTTTTTATTCCATATTTCTGTAAATCTCTTTTTAGGAATATCTCCATTTTCACTAGGAATATCTCCACCAAAAGTAGTACCAAAATAATATAAGTAATATGTTCCATCATAATACTTTATCGCTGGATTATGTTGATTTCTAGCATCAAAATATTGATGACTTCTTTCTTCAAAAACAAAAGAATGAAATAAATAAGGACCTTCTGGTGTTTCACTAATAGCGTGTGCTATTTTAGAGCGAAGTAACCAATTGGATCCAAATCCATATTTTTCCTCCCAACATGATGCGAATAAATGGTACTTACCATCTTCACCTTTTATTGCACTTGCACACCATACATGGTATCCAGGCATATGATATCCACCATTTCTAGGTACAGTACAACAAGCATTTTCAAACGGATTATGCATCTAACCTACCTCCTTTTTTTATTTCATTATACCTTCTTCTAAATATTATAACAAGTTAATGTAGTAACATTTAATAAATTATTTTCTCTTAACAAATGATGTTCTATTTCGTATAATAAGATAATAAAGAGGTATTGATATGAAAAAGAAAAATTTTATCTTATTATTCATTATTGTTACATTGATTAGTGGTTGTGCAAGCTCATTATATGGAAATAGTGTAGTCTTAGAACAAAACTCAAATGAAACATGTTCTATTGAAAAACTTGATTTCGATCTCTTAAAAGAACAACAACTAGAAGAATCATTATCGAATATATTAATTGTAATTGATGCCGGGCATCAATTAGTTGGTAACTCCCAACAAGAGCCTATTGGGCCTGGTGCTAGCGAAACAAAAGCAAAAGTATCTTCTGGTACTTCAGGTGTTGCTTCAGGTGTACCTGAATATGAATTAACATTAGAAGTTTCTCTTAAATTACAAGAATTGTTAGAAGACAAAGGCTATTCTGTATTAATGATTCGTGAAACAAATGATGTTGATATAAGTAATAGTGAACGTGCAATGATCGCTAATGACAATAATGCGGATATATTTTTACGCATTCATGCAAACGGATCTACTGATTCATCCGTTACTGGTGCTATGACAATTTGTCCAACTAGTAGCAATCCTTATTGTAGTGAAATATATGAAGCTAGTTATCTTTTGTCTTCCTTAGTTCTCGATCATTTGGTTGATTCCACTGGTTGTGTAAAAGAGAAGGTTTGGCAAACAGATACAATGAGTGGAATCAATTGGTGCCAAGTTCCAGTTACCATTATTGAAATGGGCTATATGAGTAATGTAGAAGAAGACTTACTAATGCAAACAGATGCTTATCAACAAAAAATAATTGAAGGAATTGCATCAGGAATTGATGCATACGTAGAAGCATGGTATTAAAAAAGAGACAATTTGTCTCTTTTTTAATCTACAATTTGATTTCTTCCTTGTTGCTTGGCACTATATAATGCCGCATCTGCTCTATCTATACAATCGCTAAAACTCTCTGATACCTCTAATTGAGCTATTCCTATGCTAACTGTTTTCGTGTCCCCTCCAGGTAATAATAAACGATCTTCTGTCATACAACGAATTCTTTCTGCAATCGCAATTCCTTTTTCTTTTTTAGTATCTGTTAAAATAACCAAAAACTCTTCACCACCATATCGTATAACCATATCTTTTTTTCTAGTACATGATTTCAATATATCTGCAAACTTTTTAATAACTCCATCCCCTACAGTATGACCAAATGTATCATTTACATCTTTAAAATGATCTAAATCAGCCATTAATACCGTAATATTTATATTTTGATGTTGAAAATCACTATCTATTTTCTTAGAAATATCATCTACTACTCGTCGATTATATAAACCAGTTAAATAGTCTTCTCTCATCATCTTTTTTATTTTTTCATTCGCAACTTCTAATTGTGCTACATTTTCATTGATTTCATTTCTTAATTTCTTTTGAATTGAAATATCTACTATTTCTCCAACTAATCCTTTTTCATCTGTACTATTAACTTGAAATCCTTTTGACCAATATAAAGAATCCCCTTTTTCTCCACCAGGTAATTCAAAACTAATTTCATAGTGTAAAGTTTCACCTGTACTTATTAATTTTAAATCTTCTTCTTGGTAACGAACACGATCACTTATTGGTAAAAAATCCAAATCTAAAACAGACTTATTTAAATAGTCTTCTCTTTCCATTCCAAAATATTTTGAATATTTTGGATTAAAATAAACAAACTCTCCCGTTTTGTTTTTAATAAAAATAGGATTTGGCAAAGCATCTAAGGAAGCTTCATAGAAACTACTTTTATATTTACTTTCTATCAATTCTTTTTCCAATAGTTTATTTTGTTTCAAAGAAGTTATTATGTTTTTTTGTAAGTCATTCGATTTCTTTATTAATTCTTGTTTGACTTCTTCATCTAAGTCAGCAATATCAATATAGTCTATCAATTCTTGTAATTGTCTTGATAAATCTTCCATAACTACTCCCCTTTTCTAATATACTAACTATATCACAAAGTTTATACTTTTTCCTTATTTTTCAACGTTTTTAATAATATCATCTTTTTAAAGATAAATAAATTATCTATACCTTCATAAATAATTAGTTTATAATTTTTGTTTGATAGGCTTCATTTTTTCAAAAATGTTAAAAGCAAATAGTTCTAACAAGAGTCGCATCATCTGGTTTTCAAACAATAAAATTATAAATATAATAAAACCTTTCTATATTATGCAACAAAAAAACCTAACCGAAGTTAGGCTTTTGTCCATTCTGCTAATTCTTCTGGAGTAGCAAGAACTTTATGAGTTCCTTCTACTACATGTTGAGTACCTAAATTATAATCAATACCACTAGTATCATAGTCATATGATAGCGATACTCTTGTTTTTTCTACTCTAGGATTTGGAGTAGGAATGGCACTTAATAATGATTTTGTATATGGGTGAATCGGGTTAGAGAATATTTCTTCTGTTGTTCCACTTTCTACTAAATGACCTAAATGTAATACCCCAATATGATCAGAAATATATTTAACCATTGATAAATCATGTGCAATAAATAAGAAAGCAGTATTTGTTTCTTTTTGAATCTTTTTCATAAGATTTACTACCTGTGCTTGAATTGATACGTCTAAAGCTGAAATAGCTTCATCTGCAATAATTAAGTCAGGATTCATAATAAACGCACGAGCAATACCAATACGTTGTCTCTGTCCACCTGAGAACTGATGAGGATAACGTGTTGCATGTTCTTTCGATAAACCAACTAATTCTAAGATATCATATACTTTTTGATCTCTTTCTTCTTTGGTTGCACAAATTTTATGAATATCTAAACCTTCTGCAATAATATCTAACACTCTTTTTCTAGGGTTTAAACAAGCCATTGGATCTTGGAAAATCATTTGCATTTTCGTACGTAATAACTTTACTTCTTTTTGAGTTAAGTTACCTGAAATGTTTTCACCATTAAAAATAATATCCCCTTCTGTTGGTTTATATAAACGAATAATACTACGTCCAGTAGTAGATTTCCCTGAACCAGATTCCCCTACTAAACCATAAGTTTGTCCTGGCATAATTTCAAAAGAAATTCCATCTACTGCTTTAACCGTAAATTTACGAGATATTTTAAAATGTTGTTTTAATCCTTTTACTTCTAGGATAGGTTTTTGTTCCATTTTATAAACCCTCCTTTTTCATTTTTTCTAAACGAAGTTTTAAAGATTTAGGCATTTCTACTTTAGGAGCATTTGGATGCATTAACCAAGTAGCTACTTGATGAGTTTTTGATCCTTCTACGTTAAACATAGGAGGTTCAATACGATAATCAATATTTAATGCGAATTCATTTCTAGGTGCAAAAGCATCTCCATCTACTCTTTCAGCAAGATTAGGTGGTGTTCCTGGAATTGCATATAATTGTTCATCATCTGTATCTAAATCAGGCATTGCTGATAAAAGACCCCAAGTATAAGGATGACGTGGATCATAATAGATTTCGTCAATTTTACCTGTTTCTATAATTTTTCCTGCATACATTACATTGACATAGTCAGCAACTTTCGCTACTACACCTAAATCATGTGTAATATAAATAACAGAAATACCTTTTTTTCTTTGAATTTCTTGAATTAATTCAAGAATTTTAGCTTGAATAGTTACGTCTAATGCTGTTGTTGGTTCATCACAGATTAGAACATAAGGATCACAAGATAATGCAATAGCAATAACAATACGTTGTCTCATCCCACCAGATAATTGATGAGGATAGTTTTTCATACGTTTTTCTGCATCTGTAATACCTACTAATTCTAATAGTTCTAAAGATTTTTCATAAGCTTCTTCTTTTGTTTTATTGTAGTGGTAAATCATTGGTTCCATTACTTGTTTTCCAATTGTCATTGTTGGATTTAATGATGTCATTGGATCTTGGAATACCATTGCTATTTTACGACCACGAATTTCCTTTTGTAACATATCTTCTGATATTTTTGTAATATCACAAGTTTTTTCTTCTCCAGTAAATTCATCTTCCCAATAATAATCAATTGAACCACTGTCAATCGTACCATTTCCAGCTAAAATACCCATAATAGCCTTTGTAGTAACTGATTTACCAGAACCTGATTCACCTACTATTGCAATAGTTTCTCCCTTATAAAGATCTAGATTTACTCCACGAATCGCACTAATACTACCGCTATCTGTTTTAAAAGAAATGTTAAGATCACGGATTTTTAATATTTTTTGTTTTTCCATCTTCTACATCTCCTTCATTGTTGGGTCAAATGCATCTCTAAGACCATCTGCTAATAAGTTAAAGCTTAACATTAAGATTGCTAATACAATAACTGGAATTATTACCATGTATTGGTAAATAAGAATTGAATCAAACCCAGAATTAATCAATGATCCTAATGACGCTGTTGGTGCAGGAATACCTAAACCAATGAACGCTAAGAACGCTTCATAGAAAATCGCACTTGGAATAGAAAACATTGACATAATAATTAATTGACTAAAAATATTTGGTAAAATATTTTTAAAGATAATGAATAATCCCCCGGCTCCTAATGTTTTAGAAGCTAATACAAATTCTTCTTCTTTTATTTTTAATACTTGAGCACGTGTAATACGACTCATACCAATCCAACCTGTTAACATTAATGCGATAATAATTGTTGTTAATGAGGCATTCATAATAATTAATAATAAAGTTAAAATAACTAATGAAGGAATTGAACTAACAATTTCTTGGAAACGTTGCATCACCATATCCACTTTTCCACCAAAATATCCACTAATAAGACCATAAACCATCCCAAAGCAAATATCGATAATTACAGCAGTAGCAGCAACAATTAACGAAATACGAGTCCCAATCCACACACGTGTCCAAAGGTCACGACCTAATACATCCGTACCAAACCAGTGTTCACTATTTGGAGCAATAGAACGAATAGAAGTATCTACTAAATCATATCTCCATCCTGAAACCATAGGTGCAACAATAGACATAATAATAATGATAATAATCATTATTCCTCCAAGACAAGCACCTTTATTTTGTTTTAATCTTTTCCAGAAATCACTCATAAAGGAAGCTACTGGAAGTGCTTTTTCATGATAAATATCGTGTTTATCACCAACAAACTCGAAATCATCTTCTAAAAATTTATATTCTTCCATCTACTAATCCCCCTTCCCTAAACGGATTCTAGGATCAATAATACCATAAGAAACATCTATTACTAACATCATAACTACATATAATAAGCTATATACAAAAGAAACAGCCAATACTACATTATAATCATTTACAGTAATACCAGTAACTAATAATGTACCTAATCCAGGAATTGAGAATATTTTTTCCAAAACCATAGAACCAGTCATTAAGTTGACAAGAATAGGTCCTAAAACCGTAATAACAGGAATTAACGTATTACGAATTGCATGTTTACGAATTACAGTTCCACGATCTAATCCTTTTGCTTCTGCTAATGCGATATAATCACTACCCAAGACAGCAATCATTTCAGAACGTGTAAAACGTGCAATATTCGCAATAACCCCAAAAGATAGTGCAATTACTGGTAAAATCGATGATCTAATAACCTCACTCGATTTATATATAACTGGGAAAAACGAAAAGTTAACCCCAAGCACTAATAACAACAATAAACCAATTACAAATGAAGGTACACTAACCCCCATAACTGCAAAAATAGTAGCTAAACTATCCCAAATAGTATTTCGATGTAATGCCGCAAAAACACCAAGACCAAAACCAATACCAGTCCCAAAAATTACAGCAGCAATCCCAATACCAAAAGAAATAGGAATTCTAGGTAACACTAATAATGATACAGGATAGTTTTTAGAAATACCATAAGAAGTACCAAAATCACCTGACATCATGTTTTTAATATATGTGATAAATTGGACAAAAATTGGCTTATCCAAACCATATTGCGCATAAATAGCAGCCATTTGTGCTTCCGTTAATTTTTCATCATTAAATGGAGTACCTGGCATAAGTTTTAACATCAGGAATAGTATCGCTAATACAACAACTACCGTTATTACAGCTATTACTAATCGCTTCCCAATGAACTTCATCGTCGATTTGCTCATTTTTTACCTCCTATAAAAATATAAACACATAGTAGCTTTTGACTATTATGTGTTTATAAATGTTTCAATCTGACTTTTTAATAAATCTAGACTATTCTACGATAGCTAAATTTTTGTAAACGTATGATACACCAACTGCATGTGTTTCAATACCTGTTACACTTGAAGAAATTAATGAAGCACCACCTACTTGGAAAATAGGGATAACTGGTAAGTCTTCCATCATAATTGCTTCAGCATCTTTTAAATATTGCCAACGTTCTTCATCTGTATCAGCAGCTGCAGCATTATCTAAAGCAGTATCATAAGCATCATTAGAATATCCACCGTAGTTATAAGCACCACCAGTGATATACATATTTAAGTAAGTAGTTGGATCTGCATAGTCAGGTCCCCAACGAGTTAATACCATTTGGAAATCAACATCTTTTTGTAATTCAATACGAGCTTCTTTAGTTTGCATATTCATAGAAATAGTTAAACCTGGTAAAGCTTCTTGTAATTGAGATTGTAAATATTCAGCAGCACTTAAAGCAGGGTCTGCATTTTCATATAATAATTCAATAGTGATTTCTTCACCTAACTCATCTTGAGCTAATTCCCAATAATAAGCAGCTAAGTCTAAATCTTGTTCAAAGTAAACATCAGCAGTATCACGGTAATCTTCACCATCTGGTCCTGTTGATAAATCATAAGGAACGAATCCATCAGCAACGATAGAACCATCTTGTAATACGTTTTCACATAAATCTTCATTGTCTAATGCATAAGCAATAGCCATACGTAAGTTATAGTTTCCAGCAACTTCATCATATAAGTTGAATTGGAAATACCATAAGTAACCTTCTAATACAGAAGTAAATTCATCTGAATCTTGATATAAACTAATTAAATCTGAACTAACTTTAGTGAAATCAACTTCTTCAGCTTCAAATGCAGTAACACTTGAAGAAACTTCAGCCATGATTTGAATTTCAAAACCATCAACTTGTACAGCTTCAGCATCCCAATAAGTTTCACTTGTAGTGAAAGTTAATGAAGAACCTTTTTCCCAAGAAGTTAATGTATATGGTCCACAAGAAATTAAATTTTCTGGAGTTAAACCATAATCACCATCTTGAGCATCATAGAATTCTTCGTTAATTGGATAGAATACTGGGAATGTCATTAAGCTTAAGAAATATGGTGTATCTTGAGATAATGTAACTTCTAAAGTTAAATCATCAACAGCTACAACACCTAATTCAGCACTAGTATCTCCATCATAAAGAATTTCATCAGCACCTGCAATAGCAGCACCATCAGTAGTAAATAAGTAAGCATATTCACAATCAGCAGAGTTAATTCCTCCGTTCCAAGCAAATACGAAGTCAGCAGCAGTAACTTGTGTACCGTTTGACCAATAAGCTTCTCTTAAATAGAAAGTGTAAACTAAACCGTCATCACTTACATCATAAGATTCAGCTAATGAAGCAATGATGTTACCATCAGCATCTTGATCCATTAAACCATCAATAGTAGCATGGATCGCTGCAAATGAATCACCATCTGTAGCATACATTGAATCCATTGAAATTACGTCATTTTCTTTAGCAATAGTAACCCAAGCTCCATCATCTGTAGAAGCTGTGTCGTCACTAGAACACCCAACTAATGAAAATGCCATTGTTGCAAAAGCAACCATAGTAATAAATTTTTTCATTCTCTTTTTTCCCCTTTTCCCTCAATCTAGTGTATACATACGTCTTATCCCAAAATTGTATACAACTAAATTTTGTATGACACTATAATCGCACACTGATAAAAAAATGTCAATACAATTATTACACTTTTATGAACAATTTTGTTAAATAGTATACTAGACATTGTGTGATTTATAAATATCCTAAATATATATCCAAATAATAATTAAATGTATACAAAGTAATACATTTTATATTATTGTTTTTTTATTAATACAACTTATTGTGGGTAAATAATAGACTATTTTGTTATAAATTTATTGTTTTTTAGTTATTTACTCCATTTTTGTTAAACATCTATTTTATCGTTATATATAAAAAAGATAATAAACACTTATCTCAATGGATAAGTATTTATTATCTTATGTTTTATTACAAATGGTGACAAGCAACGAGATGATCTTTTGCAACTTCTTGTAAAACAGGCTTTTCTGTTAAACAACGATCTGTTACACGGCTACATCTTCCTGCAAAAGGACAACCTGCCGGTAAATTAATTGGACTTGGTACATCTCCTTGTAATATAATTCTTTCTTTTTGTTTTTCTAAAGTTGGATCAGGTACTGGTACAGCTGATAACAACGCTTGTGAATAAGGATGTGTTGCATGAGAATAAACAACTTGTGCAGGTCCTATTTCAACAACATGCCCTAAATACATAACTACTATACGATCTGAAATATAACGAACGATATCTAAGTCATGAGCAATAAATAAATAAGTTAATCCTAATTCTCTTTGTAAATCTCTTAGTAAGTTGATAATTTGAGACTGAATAGAAACATCTAACGCTGATATAGGTTCATCACATACTAAGAATTGTGGTTCTACTGCTAAAGCTCTAGCAATCCCAATACGTTGTCTTTGTCCTCCTGAAAACTCATGAGGGAAACGATTCGCATGTTCTTTATTTAAACCTACTGTTTCTAATAATTCACCAACACGTTCTTTACGACGTTCTGGTGTATACATATTATGTATTTCCATTCCTTCTACTATAATATTTCCAACTGTCATACGTGGATTTAAGGAAGCATAAGGATCTTGAAAAATCATTTGTACTTTTTTAGCGTAGTTATAACGATCTTTAGCAGATTTAGTAACTACTTTTTGACCATCAAACTCAATCACACCTTCTGTTGGTTTGTAAATACCCATAACAGTACGCCCTAAAGAAGACTTACCACAACCAGACTCACCAACTAATCCAACTGTTTCACCTTGATAGACATCAAAATTAATTCCATTTACTGCTTTCACTGTACCACCTTCTACACGAAAGTGTTTTGATACATTTTGAATTGATAACAAAGGTTTGTTTTCCATTATCTTACCTCCTTAGGACAATCTTTATGTAATAACCAACATGAAGCAGTATGTCCATTACCTAAATCAAATACCGGAGGTTGGTGCTCTTTACATATTTTCATACACTTCGTACATCTAGCACCAAAACCACAACCTATTGGTGGTTTAATTAAATCAGGTGGTGTACCTGGAATTGATGTTAATTCATCCTCTTTACTTGTATCATGTTTTGGTAAAGAATCTAATAAAGCACTCGTATAAGGATGGCTAGGATGATGGAAGATATCCAAAGCTGTTCCTGTTTCTACTACTTTACCAGCATACATTACAGCTACTCTATCTGCAAGATTTGCTACTACCCCTAAATCATGTGTAATTAAAACAATAGCTGTTCCTAATTCATCACGAATATCTGCTAATAAATCAATAATTTGTGCTTGAATTGTAACATCTAAAGCTGTTGTTGGTTCATCTGCAATTAATAATTTTGGATTACAAGATAAAGCCATTGCAATCATCGCACGT from Tannockella kyphosi harbors:
- a CDS encoding ABC transporter permease; its protein translation is MEEYKFLEDDFEFVGDKHDIYHEKALPVASFMSDFWKRLKQNKGACLGGIMIIIIIIMSIVAPMVSGWRYDLVDTSIRSIAPNSEHWFGTDVLGRDLWTRVWIGTRISLIVAATAVIIDICFGMVYGLISGYFGGKVDMVMQRFQEIVSSIPSLVILTLLLIIMNASLTTIIIALMLTGWIGMSRITRAQVLKIKEEEFVLASKTLGAGGLFIIFKNILPNIFSQLIIMSMFSIPSAIFYEAFLAFIGLGIPAPTASLGSLINSGFDSILIYQYMVIIPVIVLAILMLSFNLLADGLRDAFDPTMKEM
- a CDS encoding ABC transporter permease — translated: MSKSTMKFIGKRLVIAVITVVVVLAILFLMLKLMPGTPFNDEKLTEAQMAAIYAQYGLDKPIFVQFITYIKNMMSGDFGTSYGISKNYPVSLLVLPRIPISFGIGIAAVIFGTGIGFGLGVFAALHRNTIWDSLATIFAVMGVSVPSFVIGLLLLLVLGVNFSFFPVIYKSSEVIRSSILPVIALSFGVIANIARFTRSEMIAVLGSDYIALAEAKGLDRGTVIRKHAIRNTLIPVITVLGPILVNLMTGSMVLEKIFSIPGLGTLLVTGITVNDYNVVLAVSFVYSLLYVVMMLVIDVSYGIIDPRIRLGKGD
- a CDS encoding ABC transporter ATP-binding protein, which produces MEKQKILKIRDLNISFKTDSGSISAIRGVNLDLYKGETIAIVGESGSGKSVTTKAIMGILAGNGTIDSGSIDYYWEDEFTGEEKTCDITKISEDMLQKEIRGRKIAMVFQDPMTSLNPTMTIGKQVMEPMIYHYNKTKEEAYEKSLELLELVGITDAEKRMKNYPHQLSGGMRQRIVIAIALSCDPYVLICDEPTTALDVTIQAKILELIQEIQRKKGISVIYITHDLGVVAKVADYVNVMYAGKIIETGKIDEIYYDPRHPYTWGLLSAMPDLDTDDEQLYAIPGTPPNLAERVDGDAFAPRNEFALNIDYRIEPPMFNVEGSKTHQVATWLMHPNAPKVEMPKSLKLRLEKMKKEGL
- a CDS encoding peptide ABC transporter substrate-binding protein, whose protein sequence is MKKFITMVAFATMAFSLVGCSSDDTASTDDGAWVTIAKENDVISMDSMYATDGDSFAAIHATIDGLMDQDADGNIIASLAESYDVSDDGLVYTFYLREAYWSNGTQVTAADFVFAWNGGINSADCEYAYLFTTDGAAIAGADEILYDGDTSAELGVVAVDDLTLEVTLSQDTPYFLSLMTFPVFYPINEEFYDAQDGDYGLTPENLISCGPYTLTSWEKGSSLTFTTSETYWDAEAVQVDGFEIQIMAEVSSSVTAFEAEEVDFTKVSSDLISLYQDSDEFTSVLEGYLWYFQFNLYDEVAGNYNLRMAIAYALDNEDLCENVLQDGSIVADGFVPYDLSTGPDGEDYRDTADVYFEQDLDLAAYYWELAQDELGEEITIELLYENADPALSAAEYLQSQLQEALPGLTISMNMQTKEARIELQKDVDFQMVLTRWGPDYADPTTYLNMYITGGAYNYGGYSNDAYDTALDNAAAADTDEERWQYLKDAEAIMMEDLPVIPIFQVGGASLISSSVTGIETHAVGVSYVYKNLAIVE
- a CDS encoding ABC transporter ATP-binding protein, coding for MEQKPILEVKGLKQHFKISRKFTVKAVDGISFEIMPGQTYGLVGESGSGKSTTGRSIIRLYKPTEGDIIFNGENISGNLTQKEVKLLRTKMQMIFQDPMACLNPRKRVLDIIAEGLDIHKICATKEERDQKVYDILELVGLSKEHATRYPHQFSGGQRQRIGIARAFIMNPDLIIADEAISALDVSIQAQVVNLMKKIQKETNTAFLFIAHDLSMVKYISDHIGVLHLGHLVESGTTEEIFSNPIHPYTKSLLSAIPTPNPRVEKTRVSLSYDYDTSGIDYNLGTQHVVEGTHKVLATPEELAEWTKA
- a CDS encoding diguanylate cyclase, yielding MEDLSRQLQELIDYIDIADLDEEVKQELIKKSNDLQKNIITSLKQNKLLEKELIESKYKSSFYEASLDALPNPIFIKNKTGEFVYFNPKYSKYFGMEREDYLNKSVLDLDFLPISDRVRYQEEDLKLISTGETLHYEISFELPGGEKGDSLYWSKGFQVNSTDEKGLVGEIVDISIQKKLRNEINENVAQLEVANEKIKKMMREDYLTGLYNRRVVDDISKKIDSDFQHQNINITVLMADLDHFKDVNDTFGHTVGDGVIKKFADILKSCTRKKDMVIRYGGEEFLVILTDTKKEKGIAIAERIRCMTEDRLLLPGGDTKTVSIGIAQLEVSESFSDCIDRADAALYSAKQQGRNQIVD